A region from the Salvelinus namaycush isolate Seneca unplaced genomic scaffold, SaNama_1.0 Scaffold1046, whole genome shotgun sequence genome encodes:
- the LOC120035377 gene encoding unconventional myosin-X-like yields the protein CKEGGFPHDLWLGVSAENVSVYKRGEPKPLETFPYEHIIFFGAPQATTYKITVDDREMFFETPLVGEITKIMKAYINMIVKKRCSVRSVSSYGTNWIR from the exons tGTAAAGAGGGAGGCTTTCCTCACGACCTGTGGCTGGGTGTGAGTGCAGAGAACGTGTCGGTCTACAAGAGAGGAGAGCCCAAACCTCTAGAGACGTTCCCCTACGAACACATCATCTTCTTCGGAGCTCCCCAGGCCACTACCTATAAAATCACAGTGGACGACAGAGAGATGTTCTTTGAGACACCTCTG GTTGGAGAGATCACCAAGATCATGAAAGCCTACATCAACATGATAGTGAAGAAGAGATGCAGTGTCAGATCTGTGTCCAGCTACGGAACCAACTGGATCAGGTGA
- the LOC120035378 gene encoding small ubiquitin-related modifier 3-like, whose product MSEEKPKEGVKTENDHINLKVAGQDGSVVQFKIKRHTPLSKLMKAYCERQGLSIRQIRFRFDGQPINETDTPAQLEMEDEDTIDVFQQQTGGGSFLSEASLKGVWTRLRRLPL is encoded by the exons ATGTCTGAAGAAAAGCCAAAG GAAGGAGTGAAGACTGAAAACGACCACATCAACCTAAAGGTCGCAGGTCAAGATGGGTCAGTTGTCCAGTTCAAAATTAAACGGCACACGCCGCTCAGCAAGCTGATGAAGGCCTACTGCGAAAGACAG GGTTTGTCAATTAGACAGATACGGTTTAGGTTTGACGGACAGCCAATCAACGAGACGGACACACCTGCACAG CTTGAGATGGAAGACGAGGATACTATTGATGTATTTCAACAACAGACCGGAGGAGGCTCCTTCCTCTCGGAGGCGTCTCTTAAAGGTGTATGGACCCGTCTGAGGCGCCTCCCCCTCTGA